The proteins below come from a single candidate division WOR-3 bacterium genomic window:
- a CDS encoding DJ-1/PfpI family protein yields MNIAKIGLIVILTICSCQRGNSGAQGVLCGKALDGALKKFKFQVLPESLAPSLVMVIAPRAFRDEEFQTTYEFLTGLGYKLKVASRDTVLATGMLGLAVRPQLTIEEIDSLAYAGLILIGGTGAAIYWDDLTLRALIQYFARHKPKFVAAICLAPVSLARAGVLENRAATVYENSFTLQEFTKAKVRYHKTDCVLSENIITANGPEAANKFAQTIAYYLQTVK; encoded by the coding sequence ATGAACATCGCCAAAATTGGTCTAATTGTGATACTTACAATTTGTAGTTGTCAGCGTGGTAATTCTGGCGCCCAAGGGGTGCTATGTGGTAAGGCTCTGGATGGGGCGCTAAAAAAGTTTAAGTTTCAAGTCCTGCCTGAGAGCTTAGCCCCGAGCTTGGTCATGGTAATCGCACCGCGGGCGTTTCGTGATGAGGAGTTCCAGACAACATATGAGTTTCTCACCGGACTGGGTTATAAGCTCAAAGTGGCTAGTCGGGATACGGTTTTAGCCACCGGGATGTTAGGCCTTGCGGTTAGGCCGCAGCTCACCATTGAGGAGATTGATAGTTTAGCCTATGCCGGATTAATCTTAATTGGCGGTACCGGTGCCGCAATTTATTGGGATGATTTAACGCTGCGCGCCTTGATTCAATATTTTGCGCGCCATAAGCCGAAATTTGTTGCTGCAATCTGTTTGGCACCGGTGAGTTTGGCTCGGGCCGGGGTATTAGAAAACCGAGCCGCCACCGTGTATGAAAATAGTTTTACACTTCAGGAGTTTACCAAGGCTAAAGTTAGATATCACAAAACCGATTGTGTGCTTTCAGAAAATATTATCACGGCCAACGGTCCTGAGGCCGCAAATAAGTTTGCCCAGACGATCGCCTATTATTTGCAAACCGTAAAATAG
- the coaBC gene encoding bifunctional phosphopantothenoylcysteine decarboxylase/phosphopantothenate--cysteine ligase CoaBC, producing the protein MRKLILAVTGSIAAYKSLELLRALKNDGNDVWVVMTEAAQKFVAPLSFETLSGNPVFTELFPKHRAFPVHIELNANTEALIVAPATANIIAKTYAGIADDLVSAIILSSSAKKIFVPAMNQAMWHSSITQRNVNYLKSQGVYFIEPDTGELACGQIGQGRFPEVAEIMRRIRQILTPVGTLRKKLVITAGRTEEAIDPIRVITNRATGKIGVALAEAASRVFSNPVLIIGGELPQEPIGSNIKVIKVRTNQELTRALLAEMPTAAALIMACAVCDYAVLKKASQKIKSAELTVPLKKTPDILKLLRQKFPKTLLIGFAVDSSRVISNAIKKLKDKKLDLIVQNYPETIGSSDIEGMIIDRELKKIPIPKMPKSQFAELLVRLVAQKLMDQPQL; encoded by the coding sequence ATGCGGAAGCTTATTCTGGCTGTTACCGGTAGTATTGCGGCATACAAGTCGTTAGAATTGCTGCGTGCTTTGAAAAATGACGGCAATGATGTTTGGGTGGTGATGACGGAAGCGGCTCAAAAATTTGTTGCGCCGCTTTCTTTTGAGACTTTAAGCGGTAATCCGGTATTTACCGAGCTCTTTCCAAAACATCGAGCCTTTCCGGTTCATATTGAGCTAAACGCGAACACCGAAGCGCTAATTGTGGCTCCGGCCACGGCTAATATTATTGCCAAAACCTATGCCGGCATTGCCGATGATCTGGTCTCAGCTATAATTCTTTCCAGCTCGGCTAAAAAAATATTTGTGCCGGCAATGAATCAAGCTATGTGGCATTCGTCGATTACCCAGCGTAATGTGAATTATCTAAAGTCCCAAGGGGTTTATTTTATTGAGCCGGATACCGGAGAACTTGCTTGCGGTCAAATTGGACAGGGTCGATTTCCGGAGGTTGCAGAAATTATGCGGCGCATCAGACAAATTCTAACTCCAGTCGGGACTTTAAGAAAAAAGCTGGTAATCACGGCAGGCCGAACTGAAGAAGCGATTGATCCAATTCGGGTGATAACTAATCGAGCAACCGGAAAAATTGGTGTGGCATTAGCCGAAGCCGCAAGTCGAGTTTTTTCAAACCCGGTGCTGATTATTGGTGGCGAATTACCTCAAGAACCGATCGGCTCGAACATTAAGGTGATAAAAGTTCGAACCAATCAAGAATTGACCAGAGCACTCTTAGCTGAAATGCCCACAGCCGCGGCATTAATCATGGCTTGTGCGGTTTGTGATTATGCGGTATTAAAAAAAGCCTCGCAAAAAATAAAATCGGCCGAACTGACTGTGCCACTTAAAAAGACCCCCGATATCTTAAAGTTGCTACGGCAAAAGTTTCCTAAAACCTTACTGATCGGTTTTGCGGTTGATAGTAGTCGGGTGATTAGTAATGCCATAAAAAAACTGAAAGATAAAAAGTTAGATCTTATTGTCCAAAACTACCCCGAGACTATTGGCTCTTCGGATATTGAAGGAATGATAATCGATCGAGAGCTGAAAAAGATCCCAATTCCTAAAATGCCTAAGTCGCAATTTGCCGAACTGCTCGTCCGACTCGTAGCCCAAAAATTAATGGACCAGCCGCAACTATGA
- the rplU gene encoding 50S ribosomal protein L21: MFAIVRIKGFQYLAKPQVRLTVPKLAAEVNSEVAFDEVLFLKTNGQTYVGNPVIKGARVLARVITHKRAPKVNVFKFIRRENYRRLKGHKQPLTEIEITKIEYQNQE; the protein is encoded by the coding sequence ATGTTTGCAATCGTCAGAATTAAAGGCTTTCAGTATCTGGCCAAACCTCAAGTGCGGCTAACGGTCCCGAAATTGGCCGCCGAAGTAAATTCTGAAGTAGCCTTTGATGAGGTGTTATTTCTTAAAACCAATGGTCAAACCTATGTCGGTAATCCGGTAATTAAAGGAGCTCGGGTTCTAGCCAGAGTAATTACGCATAAGCGAGCCCCAAAGGTTAACGTGTTTAAGTTTATCCGGCGGGAAAATTATCGCCGGCTAAAAGGTCATAAACAACCACTTACTGAAATCGAAATTACCAAAATTGAATACCAAAACCAAGAATAA
- the dtd gene encoding D-aminoacyl-tRNA deacylase yields the protein MRAVIQRVKEAEVMVANQSISKIGPGLLVFVAFSRADQRLLDEPAPIQRFAERIVKLRIFEDQAGKMNLSLQDIGGQVLLVSEFTLYAELAGGHRPSFTEALTKSEAEKLYQALASSLQAYNVVVATGQFGAKMLVRLINDGPVTIILGN from the coding sequence ATGCGGGCCGTAATTCAGCGCGTGAAGGAAGCCGAGGTCATGGTTGCTAACCAATCGATTAGCAAGATTGGTCCGGGCTTACTGGTCTTTGTAGCCTTTAGCCGAGCTGACCAGAGGTTATTAGATGAGCCGGCACCAATCCAACGCTTTGCCGAGCGCATTGTAAAATTACGGATCTTTGAAGATCAAGCCGGTAAGATGAATCTGTCTCTACAGGATATTGGCGGCCAGGTGCTCTTAGTCTCAGAATTTACCCTGTATGCCGAGCTGGCCGGTGGACATCGGCCATCGTTTACCGAAGCCTTAACTAAAAGCGAGGCTGAAAAGTTATACCAGGCGCTGGCAAGCTCGTTACAGGCTTATAATGTCGTGGTGGCTACCGGTCAGTTTGGCGCCAAAATGCTAGTGCGGTTAATTAATGATGGCCCGGTGACGATTATTTTGGGAAATTAG
- a CDS encoding phosphoglycerate kinase — MNKLTIRDIDIKGKRLLVRVDYNVPLTPDGKIADDTRIAATLPTIEYIINNQGVPILMSHLGKPKGKRLTELSLRPVAQRLSELLSREVVFVEDVYNPSLKSTLIKAQAGSVFLLENLRFYPEEEKNDENFARYLASLGDIYINDAFATAHRAHASTYGVAKFSQYAVAGLLMEKEINYLSYLLAEPARPYVAIVGGAKIKDKLGVIKNLLKKVDNLLLGGGLIFNFYKGLGYEIGRSIYDPEMADETQALIALGSPKLHLPTDLLIADKVAEDARTKNVQAHEILPDWIGVSLGEETTARYCEVIKQAQTVVWAGPVGIFEISKFLRASEEIGQAIAQATANGATSVIGGGDTVACLQKLGLKNRVSFISTGGGATLEFLEGKSLPGIEILNDKS, encoded by the coding sequence ATGAACAAGCTAACAATTCGAGATATCGACATTAAGGGCAAACGGCTTCTGGTACGAGTCGATTATAATGTCCCATTAACGCCCGATGGTAAGATCGCTGACGATACAAGAATTGCTGCGACCCTACCCACGATTGAATATATTATCAACAATCAGGGAGTGCCAATTTTAATGTCTCATTTAGGCAAGCCAAAGGGCAAACGCCTAACTGAACTTTCCCTCCGGCCAGTGGCTCAAAGACTATCAGAACTTCTTTCTCGGGAGGTGGTTTTTGTTGAAGACGTATATAATCCATCGCTTAAATCAACCCTTATTAAGGCCCAAGCAGGTTCGGTGTTTTTATTAGAAAATCTCCGGTTCTATCCTGAGGAAGAAAAAAATGATGAGAACTTTGCCCGTTATTTGGCTTCGTTAGGCGATATCTATATAAACGACGCCTTTGCCACCGCACATCGAGCCCATGCCTCAACGTACGGTGTAGCTAAATTTAGTCAATACGCCGTTGCTGGATTGCTTATGGAAAAAGAGATTAACTATCTTAGTTATCTTCTCGCCGAGCCTGCCCGGCCTTATGTGGCAATTGTTGGTGGAGCCAAAATCAAAGATAAACTCGGAGTAATTAAAAATTTACTAAAAAAGGTTGACAACCTTCTTTTAGGCGGTGGGCTTATTTTTAACTTCTATAAAGGTTTAGGCTATGAAATTGGTAGATCGATCTATGATCCGGAAATGGCTGACGAGACTCAAGCACTCATTGCCTTAGGTTCTCCAAAGCTACATCTGCCGACCGATCTTCTGATTGCCGATAAGGTTGCCGAAGATGCCCGGACTAAAAATGTCCAAGCGCATGAGATCTTACCAGATTGGATTGGGGTCTCGTTAGGCGAAGAGACAACTGCACGATATTGTGAAGTCATTAAACAAGCCCAAACGGTTGTCTGGGCTGGACCGGTAGGCATCTTTGAGATCTCAAAATTTCTTAGGGCAAGCGAAGAAATTGGCCAGGCAATTGCTCAGGCTACCGCGAATGGCGCAACCAGTGTGATCGGTGGTGGGGATACGGTAGCCTGTTTACAAAAGCTGGGACTAAAAAACAGGGTAAGTTTTATCTCTACCGGTGGTGGGGCAACCTTAGAATTTTTAGAAGGCAAGTCCTTGCCTGGTATCGAAATTCTTAACGATAAATCCTAA
- a CDS encoding FlgD immunoglobulin-like domain containing protein, translating into MHQKGYILVGLTLLSSLAFANLLLNPSLESWTNPRTPANWTVEDTTYTKVYKESTQVYHGSYAAKFQRFQAGTGNNKGILQRVTLPGTGRYTAAVRVWRTSDSANCGLTITWRRADQSFISSWATTYTDTFLPSWQIILRAGPNDTAPSEAVYADFIVRAYGRTGSPAGGTFVVDSMYFNRITGAVEEGFPSIINSPIEISPNPFFYHTSVSYNIPNDAAHTIKVYDATGKVVRVLSPNEKTKGQWYSVWDGRNEQGEILPPGIYFVVLESTNGQVKRAKAILLR; encoded by the coding sequence ATGCATCAAAAAGGTTATATTTTAGTAGGTTTAACTCTTTTGTCATCTTTGGCTTTTGCTAATCTGCTGTTAAATCCTAGCCTTGAGAGCTGGACCAATCCCCGTACTCCAGCTAATTGGACAGTTGAAGATACTACTTATACGAAAGTTTATAAAGAAAGTACCCAGGTGTATCATGGTAGCTATGCCGCAAAGTTTCAACGTTTTCAAGCGGGCACCGGTAATAATAAAGGAATTCTGCAAAGAGTAACCCTTCCGGGTACCGGCCGGTATACGGCTGCGGTACGGGTTTGGCGCACCTCAGATAGTGCGAATTGCGGTTTAACAATCACTTGGCGCCGTGCAGACCAGAGCTTTATTAGCTCCTGGGCCACAACCTATACTGATACTTTTCTACCAAGTTGGCAGATCATTTTACGAGCTGGCCCCAATGATACGGCACCCAGTGAAGCAGTATACGCAGATTTTATCGTCCGAGCCTATGGCCGAACCGGCTCCCCAGCGGGCGGAACATTTGTGGTCGATAGTATGTATTTTAACCGCATAACTGGGGCTGTGGAAGAAGGTTTCCCGTCGATTATTAATAGTCCGATCGAGATATCGCCTAATCCGTTCTTTTATCATACTAGTGTAAGTTATAATATACCCAACGACGCGGCTCATACAATAAAAGTCTATGATGCCACAGGAAAAGTTGTTCGGGTACTGTCTCCGAATGAGAAAACTAAGGGTCAGTGGTATTCAGTCTGGGATGGTCGTAATGAGCAGGGTGAAATTTTACCGCCCGGCATCTATTTTGTTGTCCTAGAAAGCACTAACGGCCAGGTAAAAAGAGCTAAGGCGATCCTTTTACGATAA
- a CDS encoding DUF1732 domain-containing protein gives MTGFGSAECFVQSAAHTYRLTCEVRSSNHRYLELTLKLPPELSYLEPQLRRRIRQKVDRGVLAVTLGLELVSRTASYPQVQINEAAVSKILAELRRVQEKFAIPGTVDLNMLLSLPEVWLRQSEKLPLDKKRLRQKVLELVDTALAALNQMRQAEGQELYKEFCRRLMEILRTIHNIESYTQRVFAKSQPANNTKPEGNGTLRPITEELSRLRIHTNNFLRIIKHNKKSSVGRKLDFILTEMLREADTLIAKFRRGPVVLWGIKLKEQIDVLKEEVRNVS, from the coding sequence ATGACCGGATTTGGTTCTGCAGAATGTTTTGTGCAATCTGCGGCGCACACTTATCGGCTAACTTGTGAGGTGCGGAGCAGTAATCATCGCTATTTAGAGCTTACCCTGAAGTTGCCGCCGGAGCTTAGCTATTTAGAACCGCAACTACGCCGGCGGATTCGTCAAAAAGTTGATCGCGGCGTCTTAGCTGTGACGCTGGGCTTAGAGCTGGTAAGCCGTACTGCCAGTTATCCCCAGGTGCAGATTAACGAAGCGGCAGTTAGCAAGATCTTAGCTGAGCTGCGCCGGGTGCAAGAAAAGTTTGCGATTCCCGGGACCGTGGACCTAAACATGCTTTTAAGTCTACCTGAGGTTTGGCTGCGACAATCCGAGAAGTTGCCCTTGGATAAAAAACGCTTGCGCCAAAAAGTGCTGGAATTAGTGGATACGGCATTGGCGGCGCTGAACCAGATGCGGCAAGCTGAGGGCCAAGAGCTATATAAAGAATTTTGCCGGCGGCTTATGGAGATCTTACGCACGATCCATAATATCGAAAGTTATACCCAGCGGGTATTTGCCAAAAGCCAACCGGCCAATAATACCAAGCCGGAAGGCAATGGCACCTTACGACCGATTACTGAAGAGTTATCTCGGCTCCGGATTCACACCAATAATTTTTTACGGATTATCAAGCACAATAAAAAGTCCAGTGTTGGGCGCAAGTTAGATTTTATTTTAACCGAGATGCTGCGCGAAGCCGATACCCTAATAGCGAAGTTTCGACGCGGTCCGGTGGTGCTCTGGGGCATTAAACTCAAAGAACAGATTGATGTCTTAAAAGAAGAGGTGCGAAATGTTAGCTGA
- the tpiA gene encoding triose-phosphate isomerase has product MRRTLIAANWKMNKTPQESKEFVEKLKPLLTSEPKNEVVICAPFTSLSVLKEVLVNVPIKLGAQNMHWELSGAYTGEISGRFLKELGCEYVILGHSERRSYFGETDEIINKKLKTALSLGLRPILCVGELLKEREAGQTFEIIEKQLDNCLKEIKIISELVIAYEPVWAIGTGKSASPVEADEVHKFIRKYLVARYGPGLSINSRIIYGGSVSPKNIGELLAGEEIDGVLVGNASLEPESFLALIYCEKK; this is encoded by the coding sequence ATGCGCCGAACCTTGATTGCCGCTAATTGGAAGATGAATAAAACTCCTCAAGAGAGTAAGGAGTTTGTAGAGAAATTAAAACCGCTGTTAACTAGTGAGCCCAAAAATGAAGTTGTAATCTGTGCTCCCTTTACCTCGCTATCTGTACTTAAAGAAGTTCTTGTAAATGTGCCGATTAAACTCGGGGCCCAAAACATGCATTGGGAACTTAGCGGTGCCTATACCGGTGAAATCTCCGGCCGGTTCTTAAAAGAACTAGGCTGTGAATATGTGATTCTGGGCCATTCGGAACGCCGCAGCTACTTCGGCGAAACAGACGAGATAATCAATAAGAAACTCAAAACGGCTTTAAGTTTAGGACTACGGCCGATTCTGTGTGTCGGTGAGCTTTTAAAAGAACGCGAGGCCGGTCAGACATTTGAGATCATAGAAAAGCAATTGGATAATTGTCTTAAAGAAATTAAGATAATATCCGAGTTAGTAATTGCCTACGAGCCGGTCTGGGCGATCGGAACAGGAAAATCGGCTAGCCCTGTAGAGGCCGATGAGGTGCACAAGTTTATTAGAAAATATCTGGTTGCTCGATATGGCCCGGGACTGAGTATAAACTCGCGAATCATCTATGGTGGTAGTGTGAGCCCGAAAAATATTGGCGAGCTTTTGGCTGGTGAGGAGATTGATGGCGTTTTGGTAGGTAATGCTAGTCTAGAGCCAGAAAGTTTTCTTGCCCTTATCTATTGCGAAAAAAAATAA
- the secG gene encoding preprotein translocase subunit SecG codes for MYGLVIFLHVLVCVILVVVVLFQQPQKGGMTSILGGSESIFGGGGAAPLMAKITSALAALFMITSISLVLLSARRAGMRPRAPVQTETQMPEETPQPEGGTQ; via the coding sequence ATGTACGGGTTAGTGATTTTCTTACACGTGTTAGTATGTGTGATTTTAGTGGTGGTTGTGCTGTTTCAGCAACCGCAAAAGGGCGGCATGACCTCGATTTTAGGCGGCAGCGAGTCGATTTTTGGCGGCGGGGGCGCGGCGCCACTAATGGCTAAGATCACCTCGGCTTTAGCCGCCTTATTTATGATTACATCGATCTCATTAGTGTTACTCTCAGCTCGACGGGCGGGCATGCGACCTCGAGCTCCGGTCCAAACGGAAACCCAGATGCCGGAAGAAACTCCACAACCGGAAGGAGGAACTCAATAA
- the gap gene encoding type I glyceraldehyde-3-phosphate dehydrogenase, with protein MPVRVAINGFGRIGRLILRIGFKSKNIEFVAVNDITDAKTLAHLLKYDSVHRAMSENIEALENSFLINGEEIKVFSEPDPKNLPWKQLDIDIVCEASGKFTAYEKAKLHLEAGAKKVIITAPPKGEGPVKSIVMGVNEEIYDPKTDHVVSCASCTTNCVVPVAKVLHENFQIKHGYMTTIHAYTQDQRILDAPHKDLRRARACALSMIPTTTGAAKLIGVIFPELKGKIDGCAIRVPTPDVSLVDLSCEVYKDTNRDEVNQAFKKASTGPLKKYMKYLTEPLVSVDFTGSTYSAIFDSTLTQVIDNNLVKVFAWYDNEWGYAARVVDLIEFMFKRQ; from the coding sequence ATGCCAGTAAGAGTTGCAATTAACGGCTTTGGCCGCATTGGCCGATTAATATTACGTATCGGTTTTAAAAGCAAAAACATTGAATTTGTTGCCGTCAACGACATAACCGACGCCAAGACTTTAGCCCACCTACTAAAGTACGATTCAGTGCACCGAGCAATGAGTGAAAATATTGAGGCCTTAGAAAATTCGTTTCTAATCAACGGTGAAGAGATAAAAGTTTTTTCAGAACCCGATCCTAAAAATTTACCCTGGAAACAACTTGATATAGATATCGTTTGCGAGGCTTCAGGGAAATTTACCGCCTACGAAAAGGCCAAATTACATCTGGAGGCCGGGGCTAAAAAGGTAATTATCACCGCACCACCTAAAGGTGAGGGTCCGGTAAAGTCGATTGTGATGGGGGTTAACGAAGAAATCTACGATCCCAAAACCGACCACGTGGTATCTTGTGCCTCATGCACAACTAACTGCGTCGTGCCGGTAGCCAAGGTGCTTCATGAAAATTTCCAAATTAAACATGGCTATATGACAACAATTCACGCCTATACGCAGGACCAAAGAATCTTAGATGCGCCACATAAAGACCTGCGGCGAGCACGAGCCTGTGCCTTATCAATGATTCCCACCACCACTGGGGCGGCAAAACTTATCGGAGTAATCTTTCCGGAGTTAAAAGGTAAAATCGACGGCTGTGCAATTCGTGTGCCTACTCCGGATGTCTCATTAGTCGATCTGAGCTGCGAGGTCTATAAAGATACTAACCGCGACGAGGTTAATCAAGCGTTTAAGAAGGCCAGTACTGGACCACTTAAGAAATACATGAAATATTTAACCGAACCTTTAGTTTCGGTTGATTTTACTGGTAGTACTTATTCGGCAATCTTCGACTCGACCTTAACTCAGGTTATTGATAATAATTTGGTAAAAGTCTTTGCTTGGTACGACAACGAATGGGGCTATGCAGCTCGGGTTGTAGATTTAATTGAATTTATGTTCAAACGGCAATAG
- a CDS encoding PQQ-binding-like beta-propeller repeat protein, with protein sequence MVSNLMALIMLIAQAQGQILWAAPGPGGIYCAIPGYDYNSDGHPDVIAAAYYGAYPAPPIRLYLRSGINGEVIWTRSDCQGVWGTRSLRLINDISGDSIPDIIMGTPGGVFPGRTIFAINGLTSQTIWSYCYYPTGGWVYSVAPTVDIDNDGYPEVLVATGGVSPEYRGFVQCFSGHTGTSLWVFRPNDAAMCVTPHWDITGDGVLEVLVAAGGNSLDNRIYCLDGANGTVVWSFLTGNSVEYVLSIGDINGNGIPDVVGGGWAYTLYCLEGSNGTLIWQNNLGSGRVIYELRRIRDINGDGFDDIVVGSWSSQVSIVSGATGTVLWSTEVGADCWNIDTLPDLSGDLKQEVVVGSLNGRRVAVLDGANGSIIWQYQFLDRVYDVACAGDLNGDQIADVLVGLQDQQGQANHLYAFSGLPLSIEENEKSQKAPELLIYNTKNCLTLALNLKASDKVTIRLYNLAGQMIENLVSAPGPDGKIRCTINKAQKKAGIYFLHLATQNKIYTLKLPLY encoded by the coding sequence GTGGTAAGTAATTTAATGGCATTGATTATGTTAATTGCCCAGGCCCAGGGTCAAATTCTCTGGGCAGCACCAGGGCCGGGTGGTATATATTGTGCAATACCCGGTTATGACTATAATAGTGACGGCCATCCGGATGTGATCGCTGCAGCCTATTATGGCGCATATCCGGCACCGCCGATTAGGCTGTATTTAAGGTCCGGAATAAATGGCGAAGTTATCTGGACCCGCAGCGATTGTCAAGGCGTCTGGGGTACGCGCAGTTTGCGGCTGATCAATGATATTTCCGGCGATAGTATTCCAGATATTATTATGGGTACCCCGGGTGGCGTGTTTCCGGGTCGGACAATTTTTGCGATTAACGGCCTAACCTCGCAGACCATTTGGAGCTATTGCTATTATCCAACCGGTGGTTGGGTATATTCCGTGGCCCCAACGGTTGACATCGATAACGACGGCTATCCGGAGGTTTTAGTAGCCACCGGTGGGGTAAGTCCGGAATATCGTGGTTTTGTGCAATGTTTTAGTGGCCATACAGGCACATCTCTTTGGGTATTTCGGCCTAATGATGCGGCAATGTGTGTAACGCCACATTGGGATATCACCGGCGATGGGGTTTTAGAAGTTTTAGTGGCTGCGGGTGGCAATAGTTTAGATAATCGGATCTACTGTCTGGACGGAGCGAATGGTACCGTGGTTTGGTCGTTTCTCACCGGCAATTCAGTAGAATATGTGTTATCGATCGGCGATATTAATGGCAACGGTATACCTGATGTAGTTGGAGGTGGTTGGGCTTATACTCTGTACTGTCTTGAAGGTTCTAACGGCACGCTCATTTGGCAAAACAATTTAGGCTCAGGTCGGGTCATCTATGAACTGCGGCGAATTCGGGATATCAATGGTGATGGTTTTGATGATATCGTAGTCGGCTCTTGGTCATCACAAGTGTCCATAGTCTCTGGTGCTACCGGCACTGTGCTCTGGTCAACTGAGGTTGGTGCTGATTGCTGGAATATCGATACTTTGCCAGATCTATCTGGAGATTTAAAGCAAGAAGTAGTGGTGGGCTCGCTAAACGGTAGACGAGTTGCTGTGCTTGACGGAGCAAACGGCAGTATCATTTGGCAATATCAGTTTCTTGACCGAGTATACGATGTAGCTTGTGCCGGCGATCTCAACGGGGATCAGATAGCCGATGTGCTGGTTGGACTTCAAGACCAACAGGGGCAAGCTAATCATCTATATGCCTTTTCGGGCTTACCATTAAGTATTGAAGAAAATGAGAAATCCCAAAAAGCCCCTGAGCTTTTAATCTATAACACTAAAAATTGTCTTACCCTGGCTTTAAATCTAAAGGCCTCTGATAAGGTTACTATTCGGCTTTATAATTTAGCCGGTCAAATGATCGAAAACCTCGTAAGCGCTCCCGGACCGGATGGCAAAATACGGTGCACAATCAATAAGGCTCAAAAGAAAGCCGGGATCTATTTTTTACATTTAGCCACCCAAAATAAAATCTATACCTTAAAACTACCCCTGTACTAA
- the dnaB gene encoding replicative DNA helicase: protein MTLEKTPPHHELAEQAVLGAMLLDSRAIAVALQYLTADSFYFQKHRIIFNAIIELYNHSATPDVVTVHNKLASENKITDIGGAEYLSYLQSVTPTTANIEEYCQVVLEKATLRKLIEAATDIVKSCYDAEHPADELLDSAEQKIFDIKAKGLRKDLTPLQTVLTETVRRLEQSLTQERGAVTGIQTGFAKLDQLTSGFQAGDLIIIAGRPSSGKTALALNIATYAADWMRRPVAIFSLEMTQETLIERILCAEAQLSFQKLRRGGLEQEEWIRLTSAVERLQNLPIYIDDSAAMKVLEIKAKARRLAAEMGDLGIIFIDYLQLIEPQYRSHQKSRQQEITEISRALKGLAKELNVPVVAISQLSRLPERRQDKRPQLADLRESGAIEQDADLVLLLYRPEIYEEFQARPEYQGWAEIIIAKQRNGPQGTIRVGYRKEWMRFTVLDETMIPEMEANPEL from the coding sequence ATGACCTTAGAAAAAACCCCACCGCATCACGAACTCGCTGAACAAGCTGTGCTCGGTGCTATGCTCTTAGATAGCCGAGCCATTGCCGTGGCTTTACAATACCTGACCGCGGATTCCTTTTACTTCCAAAAGCACCGCATTATCTTTAATGCCATCATTGAACTCTATAACCACTCCGCTACCCCGGATGTCGTCACGGTGCATAATAAATTAGCCAGCGAAAATAAAATCACCGACATCGGCGGCGCCGAATACTTAAGCTACTTACAATCGGTCACCCCAACCACGGCTAATATCGAAGAATACTGCCAGGTCGTCTTAGAAAAAGCTACCCTGCGCAAACTCATCGAAGCCGCTACTGATATCGTAAAATCGTGCTACGACGCCGAACACCCGGCTGATGAACTACTTGATAGCGCGGAACAAAAAATCTTCGATATCAAAGCCAAAGGCTTGCGCAAAGACCTTACCCCACTCCAAACCGTGCTCACGGAAACCGTCCGACGCTTAGAACAAAGCCTTACCCAAGAACGCGGTGCCGTCACCGGCATCCAAACCGGCTTTGCCAAATTAGACCAGCTCACCTCAGGCTTTCAAGCCGGGGATCTGATTATTATCGCTGGCCGACCGTCATCCGGTAAAACTGCCCTGGCTTTAAATATCGCAACCTATGCTGCTGATTGGATGCGTCGCCCGGTGGCAATCTTCTCCTTAGAGATGACCCAGGAAACCTTAATCGAACGAATCCTTTGTGCTGAAGCCCAACTATCCTTTCAAAAACTCCGCCGGGGCGGCTTAGAACAAGAAGAATGGATTAGACTGACCTCAGCCGTGGAACGACTCCAAAATTTGCCGATCTATATCGACGACTCAGCAGCCATGAAGGTTTTAGAAATTAAAGCCAAAGCCCGACGATTAGCGGCCGAGATGGGTGATTTAGGTATCATCTTTATTGACTACCTACAACTGATCGAACCCCAATACCGGAGCCACCAAAAAAGCCGGCAACAAGAGATTACCGAAATCTCCCGAGCCCTAAAAGGCTTAGCCAAAGAACTCAATGTCCCGGTCGTGGCGATCTCGCAACTCTCCCGACTACCGGAACGCCGCCAAGATAAACGACCACAACTGGCTGACCTGCGCGAATCCGGAGCTATTGAACAGGATGCTGATCTGGTGCTCTTGCTTTATCGACCAGAAATCTATGAGGAGTTTCAAGCCCGCCCGGAATATCAAGGCTGGGCCGAGATTATCATTGCCAAACAACGCAACGGACCTCAAGGCACGATACGCGTCGGCTATCGCAAAGAATGGATGCGCTTTACGGTGCTGGATGAAACGATGATCCCGGAAATGGAAGCTAACCCGGAGCTCTAA